A single region of the Actinoplanes sp. SE50/110 genome encodes:
- a CDS encoding tetratricopeptide repeat protein, with protein MKARRGHFEQDLDLEDWILPVVFAQRESRLDLRPMTAGEQEVFYRRREQVSVAPAVDYGFVGRDLDLHALERLLLIDPERTQVLVRGMAGAGKSTLLAHAGWWWQRTGLIEQVFSFSYEQRAWTAEQITRQIAHELLPAPEFAAWESLGPAARTGLIIDRLRATRHLIVIDNAESITASPAAIPHALPERERDRLARFLSGLRGGRTLVLVGSREAEEWLATSTFAGGVHHLPGLDPQAATALLERIVARHGGSRWLGDTVDDEQRKALSELMRLIDGYPLPMTVIMPQLAGTPPARILAEFGSGGDAVDPSMAARRAIEYSHGKLDPALQESILLLAPFTGSIPVPVLHIYVNELRAGAGEVNIGEVDLAGAVAELRSVGLARAHPELTGFVETVPILPYFLRNRIRGDPDLERVCRHAHYRLYVDCAAFMQDAVLSGDPYRRALGRVMVKAEYANLMASLHYAQGAGEPVLSVVRALNMYLDVEHQHNVRRALLEQAIERLPEPETADDRWELLDLHNIAGNAALTQGQLDDATYHYQLELDMKRALGLREYEAVTLNQLGKIAQEQRRFAEAKQYFQDSIDISLEHNDRKSAATSYHQLGMVAHEEGGLEVAEDYYRQAADLIRESGARQELAAPYHQLGIIFSDKGEWDRANEFFEQSLAIATEFNDRHKMAFTYHQLGMSAFQQGSLDKAVYYYRLALDIEINSGDRIGAASTYHQLGLVAVAQHRVEQAEQYFQQALDTFVDLGELSGCAVVGFQLGDVICLSGRHDVAFVHFIRSIVAYRLSRGIWAVNVLDRLHEEEGHPIDRTLQQAIADLVPVELRGEFGEAFRQRAATPGRGPADRP; from the coding sequence GTGAAAGCGCGTCGCGGACACTTCGAACAGGATCTCGATCTGGAGGACTGGATCCTGCCGGTCGTCTTCGCCCAGCGGGAGTCCCGGCTGGACCTGCGGCCGATGACCGCCGGCGAGCAGGAGGTCTTCTACCGGCGTCGCGAGCAGGTGAGCGTGGCGCCCGCGGTGGATTACGGTTTCGTCGGCCGTGACCTCGACCTGCACGCCCTGGAACGGCTGCTGCTGATCGATCCTGAGCGCACCCAGGTGCTGGTCCGTGGCATGGCCGGGGCGGGCAAGTCCACCCTGCTCGCGCACGCCGGCTGGTGGTGGCAGCGGACCGGACTGATCGAGCAGGTCTTCTCCTTCTCGTACGAGCAGCGGGCCTGGACGGCCGAGCAGATCACCCGCCAGATCGCGCACGAGCTGCTGCCCGCGCCGGAGTTCGCGGCCTGGGAGTCGCTGGGCCCGGCGGCCCGGACCGGCCTGATCATCGACCGGCTGCGCGCCACCCGGCACCTGATCGTGATCGACAACGCCGAGTCGATCACGGCCAGCCCGGCGGCGATCCCGCACGCGCTCCCGGAGCGGGAACGTGACCGGCTGGCCCGCTTCCTGTCCGGCCTGCGCGGCGGGCGGACGCTGGTGCTGGTGGGTTCGCGGGAGGCCGAGGAGTGGCTGGCGACGTCGACCTTTGCCGGCGGCGTCCACCACCTGCCAGGTCTGGATCCACAGGCCGCCACGGCCCTGTTGGAGCGGATCGTGGCGCGGCACGGCGGCAGCCGGTGGCTGGGTGACACCGTCGATGACGAGCAGCGTAAGGCGCTGAGCGAGCTGATGCGGTTGATCGACGGCTATCCGCTGCCGATGACGGTGATCATGCCGCAGCTGGCCGGCACGCCGCCGGCCCGGATCCTCGCCGAGTTCGGCAGCGGCGGTGATGCCGTCGATCCGTCGATGGCCGCTCGTCGTGCGATCGAATACAGCCATGGCAAGCTCGACCCGGCTCTGCAGGAGTCCATTCTCTTGCTGGCGCCGTTCACCGGTAGCATTCCGGTTCCGGTGTTGCACATTTACGTCAATGAGTTGCGCGCCGGCGCCGGGGAAGTGAACATCGGGGAAGTTGATCTGGCCGGTGCGGTCGCCGAGCTGCGTAGTGTCGGCCTCGCCCGTGCGCATCCGGAGTTGACTGGATTCGTGGAGACCGTACCCATCCTCCCCTACTTTCTCCGGAATCGAATCCGCGGTGATCCGGACCTGGAGCGGGTGTGTCGTCACGCGCATTACCGCCTTTACGTCGACTGTGCCGCTTTCATGCAGGATGCCGTTCTTTCCGGTGACCCCTATCGGCGCGCGCTCGGCCGTGTAATGGTCAAGGCCGAGTATGCGAACCTCATGGCTTCCCTCCACTATGCGCAAGGGGCGGGGGAGCCGGTCCTGTCCGTCGTCCGCGCCCTCAACATGTACCTCGATGTGGAACATCAGCACAACGTCCGCCGGGCTCTGCTGGAGCAGGCGATAGAGCGACTCCCCGAACCGGAAACCGCCGACGATCGATGGGAATTGTTGGATCTGCACAACATTGCGGGCAACGCGGCCCTGACGCAGGGGCAACTGGACGACGCAACTTATCATTACCAGCTGGAATTGGACATGAAGCGGGCTCTCGGGCTCCGCGAGTATGAGGCCGTCACCCTCAACCAGCTCGGGAAGATTGCGCAGGAGCAGCGCCGTTTTGCGGAGGCGAAGCAGTATTTCCAGGACTCCATCGACATCAGCCTGGAGCACAACGACCGCAAATCTGCGGCCACTTCCTACCACCAACTCGGTATGGTCGCGCACGAGGAGGGGGGCCTGGAAGTAGCGGAAGACTATTATCGACAGGCCGCCGATCTCATCCGTGAGTCCGGTGCTCGGCAGGAACTCGCAGCCCCCTACCATCAGCTCGGGATCATTTTTTCCGATAAGGGGGAATGGGATCGCGCCAATGAATTCTTCGAACAGTCGCTCGCCATCGCCACCGAATTCAACGACCGGCACAAGATGGCCTTCACGTACCACCAGCTCGGTATGTCCGCCTTCCAGCAGGGATCGCTCGACAAGGCGGTCTACTATTACCGGTTGGCTCTCGATATCGAGATCAACTCTGGTGATCGAATCGGCGCGGCGAGCACCTACCACCAGCTCGGTCTGGTCGCGGTGGCACAACATCGAGTCGAGCAGGCGGAACAGTACTTTCAGCAGGCGCTCGACACCTTCGTGGATCTGGGCGAACTGTCCGGGTGCGCCGTCGTCGGCTTCCAGCTCGGTGATGTGATATGCCTCTCCGGCCGGCACGACGTTGCTTTCGTGCACTTCATCCGGTCCATCGTCGCCTACAGATTGAGCAGGGGAATCTGGGCGGTGAATGTGCTTGACCGACTTCACGAGGAGGAGGGGCACCCGATCGACCGGACACTCCAGCAGGCGATTGCGGACCTCGTCCCGGTGGAGCTGCGGGGCGAGTTCGGAGAGGCTTTTCGTCAGCGCGCCGCCACCCCGGGTCGAGGCCCAGCGGATCGGCCCTGA
- a CDS encoding CHAT domain-containing protein: MNRAAGVDIVVRELSAADDGSFAARVEFGDSGGETVTVRAPVDDGDEKLLAWYFEQHLQFPFLDRDLERQAAEVVAEYGRALFRQVFAGEARYGYRRAFDQGFQGCRLLVRGSAAFQRLHWETLCDPERGERLALRMPLVRQDTRVPLPYRLPDPAPTLNILVVTARPFGSRDVGYRTISQPLLDAIGRTRLPVTVDLVRPGTWEALRETLRTAARDHGQGWYQVVHFDVHGGFGTAEAMTSGVTSGRYLFEPGERPADARQGFLFFETGTVGRARPVPADQVAQLLAEHRVAVAVLNACQSAMQDGGEASLAQDLVAAGAPVAIGMAYSVTVSAAQQAMPVLYGRLAAGDDPVVAAYEARRPCTT, encoded by the coding sequence ATGAACCGCGCGGCGGGCGTCGACATCGTGGTGCGGGAGCTGTCGGCAGCGGACGACGGCTCGTTCGCGGCCCGGGTCGAGTTCGGTGACTCCGGCGGCGAGACCGTGACCGTCCGCGCGCCCGTCGACGACGGCGACGAGAAGCTGCTGGCCTGGTATTTCGAGCAGCACCTGCAGTTCCCGTTCCTGGACCGGGACCTGGAGCGGCAGGCCGCCGAGGTGGTGGCGGAATACGGTCGCGCACTGTTCCGGCAGGTCTTCGCCGGCGAGGCGAGATACGGCTACCGCCGCGCCTTCGACCAGGGTTTCCAGGGCTGCCGGCTGCTGGTGCGCGGGTCGGCGGCCTTCCAGCGGCTGCACTGGGAGACGCTGTGCGATCCGGAGCGGGGGGAGCGGCTCGCGCTGCGGATGCCGCTGGTGCGCCAGGACACCCGGGTGCCGCTGCCGTACCGGCTGCCCGACCCCGCACCCACGCTGAACATCCTGGTGGTGACGGCGCGACCGTTCGGCTCCCGCGACGTGGGATACCGGACGATCTCGCAGCCGCTGCTGGACGCGATCGGCCGGACCCGGCTGCCGGTCACCGTCGACCTGGTTCGGCCCGGCACCTGGGAGGCGCTGCGCGAGACGCTGCGGACGGCCGCGCGCGACCACGGCCAGGGCTGGTATCAGGTGGTCCACTTCGACGTGCACGGCGGGTTCGGGACGGCCGAGGCGATGACTTCCGGGGTGACCTCCGGGCGCTACCTGTTCGAGCCGGGCGAGCGGCCCGCCGACGCGCGGCAGGGATTCCTGTTCTTCGAGACCGGCACGGTGGGCCGGGCACGGCCGGTGCCGGCCGATCAGGTGGCGCAGCTGCTGGCCGAGCACCGGGTGGCGGTGGCGGTGCTGAACGCGTGCCAGTCGGCGATGCAGGACGGCGGCGAGGCCAGCCTGGCGCAGGACCTGGTGGCGGCCGGGGCGCCGGTCGCGATCGGCATGGCGTACTCGGTCACGGTCAGCGCCGCCCAACAGGCGATGCCGGTGCTGTACGGCCGGCTCGCGGCCGGCGACGACCCGGTCGTTGCGGCGTACGAGGCCCGCCGGCCCTGCACGACGTGA
- a CDS encoding acyl-CoA desaturase has protein sequence MTVHLFVIVRFVALLAAVPFAWGRGLSRLDLALAVGWCTLTCLGTTAGHHRYFTHGSFKAGRPLRIGLAVAGSLAVQGAVNRPTAARLARITR, from the coding sequence GTGACCGTCCACCTGTTCGTGATCGTGCGGTTCGTGGCGCTGCTCGCGGCCGTCCCGTTCGCCTGGGGCCGAGGGTTGAGCCGGCTCGATCTGGCGCTGGCCGTCGGCTGGTGCACGCTGACCTGCCTGGGCACCACGGCCGGTCACCACCGGTACTTCACGCACGGCTCGTTCAAGGCCGGGCGCCCGCTGCGGATCGGTCTCGCGGTCGCCGGCAGCCTGGCCGTGCAGGGCGCCGTGAACCGGCCCACCGCGGCCCGGCTCGCCCGCATCACCCGCTGA
- a CDS encoding MFS transporter: MTGGGGYRAVLALPYAVRTFVPAAGARLAYGLFPLATLFTVQQATGSFATAGLASAGFGVTAVLLPLKARLADRHSQRAVLPPLALTCAAALAGAAMVTRPAALVALITVAGLAAPPLGPAMRATWRRLTAGTGLKARAYGLDSVVEEALYLTGPLLAGLLVAAGPARWALLLTAALLLAGTLGMVATPPARDRRPPTGDDPGGHRWLVDTGPLRSPALRGLVVTILAVGTGTSAAYTCLAAFAEDRGAPGAAGLLEAALAVGSVTGGLLWGRREHAGRRHLRHLALLTGVLATGLAVAAAAAGLLMLGLVLCLTGTAVGPVYVVAYLAADDAAPDGSATEAGTWLNVAATAGGAAGAALAGTIAESRGPGPGFLTGAGLLAVTAVVTAVRSRREAVSAPDATG; the protein is encoded by the coding sequence GTGACCGGCGGGGGCGGCTACCGCGCCGTGTTGGCCCTGCCGTACGCGGTGCGCACCTTCGTGCCCGCGGCCGGCGCCCGGCTGGCCTACGGGCTGTTCCCACTCGCCACCCTGTTCACCGTCCAGCAGGCCACCGGTTCGTTCGCCACCGCGGGCCTGGCCTCGGCCGGCTTCGGGGTCACCGCCGTGCTGCTGCCGCTCAAGGCCCGCCTGGCCGACCGGCACAGCCAGCGCGCCGTCCTGCCGCCGCTGGCGCTGACCTGTGCCGCGGCCCTGGCGGGCGCGGCCATGGTCACCCGGCCCGCCGCGCTGGTCGCGCTGATCACCGTGGCCGGCCTGGCCGCGCCGCCCCTGGGGCCGGCGATGCGGGCCACCTGGCGCCGGCTCACGGCCGGCACCGGTCTCAAAGCCCGGGCGTACGGTCTCGATTCGGTCGTCGAGGAGGCGCTGTACCTGACCGGGCCGTTGCTCGCCGGCCTGCTGGTGGCGGCCGGGCCGGCCCGCTGGGCTCTGCTGCTGACCGCGGCCCTGCTGCTGGCCGGCACCCTCGGCATGGTCGCCACCCCACCGGCGCGGGACCGGCGGCCACCCACCGGCGACGACCCGGGCGGCCATCGGTGGCTGGTGGACACCGGGCCGCTGCGCTCGCCTGCCCTGCGGGGCCTGGTGGTGACGATCCTGGCGGTGGGGACCGGCACCAGCGCGGCGTACACCTGCCTGGCCGCCTTCGCCGAGGACCGTGGCGCCCCGGGAGCGGCCGGCCTGCTGGAGGCGGCGCTGGCCGTCGGCAGTGTGACCGGGGGCCTGCTCTGGGGCCGCCGCGAACACGCGGGCCGGCGTCACCTGCGCCATCTCGCCCTGCTGACCGGTGTGCTCGCGACCGGTCTGGCCGTCGCCGCGGCGGCCGCCGGGCTGCTCATGCTGGGTCTCGTCCTGTGCCTGACGGGTACGGCGGTCGGGCCGGTCTATGTGGTCGCCTATCTGGCCGCCGACGACGCCGCGCCCGACGGGTCCGCCACCGAGGCCGGCACCTGGCTGAACGTCGCCGCCACGGCGGGTGGGGCGGCCGGCGCCGCGCTGGCCGGGACGATCGCCGAGTCCCGGGGTCCCGGCCCGGGTTTCCTGACCGGCGCCGGGCTGCTGGCGGTGACCGCGGTGGTGACGGCCGTACGGTCGCGCCGGGAAGCGGTGAGTGCCCCCGACGCCACCGGTTGA
- a CDS encoding TetR/AcrR family transcriptional regulator: MTAESDRRRAPGMSTEQRREMIVRAALPLVAEHGAAVTTAQIARAAGIGEATVFRVFTDKNELLGACIVAAMDSTTVLGELRSISVDQPLADRLVEAVDALDAYFARMGAVVGAVHASGTPNRRPGTEAVDPTRPAGGTGDREAARAATRQAVLNLFAPDEATLRVPAATATDAFLALFFGRRGAGRHTPVPDLVDLFLHGAVNTGPA, translated from the coding sequence ATGACAGCCGAGAGTGACCGGCGCCGCGCGCCGGGAATGTCCACCGAACAACGCCGCGAGATGATCGTCCGCGCCGCCCTGCCCCTGGTCGCCGAGCACGGCGCCGCCGTCACCACCGCGCAGATCGCCCGCGCCGCCGGGATCGGCGAGGCCACCGTGTTCCGCGTCTTCACCGACAAGAACGAGCTGTTGGGCGCGTGCATCGTCGCCGCCATGGACTCGACCACCGTGCTCGGCGAGCTCCGGTCGATCTCCGTCGACCAGCCCCTCGCCGACCGGCTGGTCGAGGCGGTCGACGCGCTCGACGCCTACTTCGCCCGGATGGGCGCCGTCGTCGGGGCCGTGCACGCCTCCGGTACCCCGAACCGGCGGCCGGGCACCGAAGCCGTCGACCCGACCCGGCCGGCGGGTGGTACCGGCGACCGGGAAGCCGCCCGGGCCGCCACCCGGCAGGCCGTTCTCAACCTGTTCGCGCCGGACGAGGCCACCCTGCGCGTCCCGGCCGCCACCGCCACCGACGCCTTCCTCGCCCTGTTCTTCGGCCGCCGCGGCGCCGGCCGCCACACCCCCGTCCCCGACCTGGTCGACCTGTTCCTGCACGGCGCGGTCAACACCGGCCCGGCGTGA
- a CDS encoding TIGR03668 family PPOX class F420-dependent oxidoreductase: protein METTPAQRFASARVARLATVTPDGAPHLVPIVFALVGDVIHTGVDGKPKRYRNLRRLVNIAREPRVSVLADGYDEDWSQLWWVRADGVATVSDEPEPALIDRYPQYRVSPPPGPFLRIRVTSWHAWSAT, encoded by the coding sequence GTGGAGACGACCCCGGCGCAACGGTTCGCGAGCGCGCGGGTGGCCCGGCTGGCCACGGTCACCCCGGACGGCGCGCCGCACCTCGTGCCGATCGTGTTCGCCCTGGTCGGGGACGTGATCCACACCGGGGTGGACGGTAAGCCGAAGCGGTACCGCAACCTGCGCCGGCTGGTGAACATCGCCCGCGAGCCGCGGGTCAGTGTTCTCGCCGACGGGTACGACGAGGACTGGTCGCAGCTGTGGTGGGTGCGTGCCGACGGCGTCGCGACGGTCAGCGACGAGCCGGAGCCCGCGCTGATCGACCGTTACCCGCAGTATCGGGTGTCGCCCCCGCCCGGTCCGTTCCTGCGCATCCGGGTCACCTCCTGGCACGCCTGGTCCGCGACCTGA